The Candidatus Campbellbacteria bacterium genomic sequence CGTATCCTTGCATTAGTGGGTAGAGTGTTTCGCGTAGTGAAACGCGTCTTCCTGCAACTAATCGACGCTTAATAATGTCTCGGGCAATAAAATCAGAAATTGAAAACTGGTCTGCTTGTTCACCAATCTCTGCAAACGATAATGTATTAAGCCATTTTGAGTTGTGATGCACTTCTGCTCGCGAGAGATCAATAATTTTTCCAATTTGCTTAAGATATGTTTTTTCATTTGCCTTCACTTCTTTTTGGGAAAGCATGGGGCGCTCCGACTCTTTATCTGACGTGTCACCAATAACACCCGTCGCGTCCCCAATAATAAGTACTGGAATATGTCCAAGTTGTTGAAAATCACGTAATTTTAAGAGATTGTTAGCATGACCAATGTGGAGATTTGAGCCTGTGGGATCAATACCGAGCTTTATACGAAGACGTTTCCCCGATTCGAGCTTCTTTTTAAGATTGTCTGCTGAAATTATTTCAACAACACCTCGCAACAACACCTCTTGAATTCGTTGAGGGTCAGTTATAACAGCCGTGTGTGCTTTTTTTACTGCCATACATGTAGTAGTGTACCCCAAATACTGGCGGGTTGGAAGTTTAGAGGTAAGAAACTTGAGGTAAGAAGCTATTGAACAAATTATAATGACTCCCTATACAAATAGAGCTATACTTGGTGTTATACATCACATATGAAACATACAAAACATAACCCTTATTACACAGCAACACTTTTTATTCTTGGCCTTGGTGCGTTTATCGGCGGAATTGTATTACTATGGGCAGCAACACTCCGTCTTCCCAATTTTGATGTGTTTGAGGAACGAAAAGTAGAACAATCAACAAAGATTTACGACCGAACAGGTGAAGTGCTCCTCTACGACTTGCATGAAAACGCACAACGAACAGTGATTCCCTTTGATTCAATTTCTCGACATATAAAAAATGCGACAGTTGCTATTGAAGACGCCGAATTCTATCAGCACCACGGTATTAAATGGAGTTCGTTTTTCCGAGCAGTTCTCGTTAACATTCTTTCATTGCAATACAGTCAAGGTGGTTCAACTATCACCCAACAAGTGGTAAAAAACTCTCTTCTTACTCAGGAAAAAACAATCTCGCGAAAAATAAAAGAGTGGGTACTCGCACTTAAGCTAGAAAAAAATCTTTCGAAAGATGAAATTCTTAACCTATATCTCAATGAAGCGCCCTACGGAGGAAGTTTGTACGGTGTTGAAGAAGCAAGTCAGGGCTTTTTTCATAAAAGTGCCAAGGATGTGACTCTCGCTGAAGCTGCCTATATTGCTGCACTACCACAAGCGCCGACATTCTATTCTCCATACGGCAACAATGTAGACAAACTCGAGAGCCGAAAAAATCTTGTGTTGAGTCGTATGCTCGAAGACAAATTTATTACTCAAGAAGAGTACGACGCGGCAAAAAAAGAGGTTGTTGCGTTCAAACCTCGACCAGAAAAAGGACTTCTTGCTCCTCACTTTGTATTTTATGTTCGCCAATACTTGGAACAAAAATATGGACAGACTGCACTTGAAGAAGATGGTCTACGTGTCATCACAACTCTTGATTACGAACTACAAGAACAAGCTGAAAAAATTGTAAAGGAAGGCGCGTTTGAAAACGAAGCAAAATTTAAAGCAGAAAATGCTGGACTTGTAGCAACTGACCCAAAAACAGGACAAATTCTTGTAATGGTTGGTTCGCGTGATTACTTTGACACAAAAATTGACGGTAATGTAAATATTGCAACCGCAAAACGACAGCCTGGTTCTGCGTTTAAACCGTTTGTGTATGCAACCGCATTTAAAAAGGGACTTACACCCGCAACGGTTCTCTTTGATCTTCCTACACAATTCTCAACATCGTGTTCTGTACAAAGCACTCAAAGTGCCTCTCCGTGTTATTACCCAGAAAACTACGATGGAAAGTATCGTGGACCAATGAGTATTCGTGACGCACTCGCACAATCGGTAAACATTCCAGCAGTTAAAGCTCTCTATATTGCCGGAATTTCTAATTCTATTAAAACCGCGCGCGATATGGGTATTTCAACTCTTACAGATGCATCGCGTTATGGACTTACCCTCGTTCTTGGAGGAGGAGAAGTTACACTCCTCGATCTCACAAGTGCCTACGGTGTTTTTGCAAACGAAGGCGTGCGCAACGAAACAACGGCTATTCTTAAAGTAGAAAAATCTGATGGAACTATCTTGGAAGAATTTACCGCACACCCTTCTCGTGTCCTTGATCAAAATATTGCACTGCAACTATCAGATGTCTTGTCTGACAACGTTGCTCGTACTCCCGCATTTGGTTCTGCGTCTGGGTTATATTTTCCAAGTACTGATGTTGCGGTAAAAACAGGAACAACGAACGATTATCGCGACGTGTGGATTATTGGATATACACCCAATATCTCTGTTGGTGCGTGGGGAGGAAATAATGACAACACCTCTATCGACAAAAAAGTTGCTGGTTTTGTTATTGCGCCACTCTGGCATCGTTTTATGGAAGTTGCTCTACAAAAATATCCTGATACCTCATTCCCTACTCCTACAGTATCAAAAACAACAAAACCAATTCTCAATGGAATTTGGCAAGGGGGTGTCGCTCATGAAATTGATTCACGAACCGGTGCAACCGCAACACAAAGCACACCTGACGTATTTCGTAAAACAGAAGTAGTACAAAATGTTCACTCTATTTTGTATTGGATAGACAAAGATGATCCAACAGGTCCTGTTCCAAGTAACCCTGGTTCTGACCCTCAATACGCATACTGGGAATATCCCATTCGATCATGGGCCGCACAACATGGATATGTATCTGGCGCAAAAACTATTGTTACTAGCCCCCTATCTTCTTCACAAACAAGCACTAATTCAACCTCTATAGGTATTTCAGGGCTCGCATCGTCGTATGAAAAAAATGACACTATTTCTCTTAAACTTACACTACCCGCTGACTACACAAATACAACCACCGACGTATTTATAGATTCTACTCAGTTGTCTGATGTTACTCGAGGGTCATATTCTCTTTCATTTCCTATTCAATTTCTTTCACCATCTGAAACAGTACACGCACTATATCTCGTCTTCTACAAAAAAGACGGTTCAAAAGTAGGTATCTCAAAAACATTTACCGTTAAGTAGTACTATTGAATATCGCGCACTACTTTTTTTCCAAGTGATTCTTCGAGTTGCTGGAGTATAACTCCCTTTTTTAGGAAGAGTGCGTTTTTTAGTCCACTTTCTGCAATACAGTATGCTACTGGACCAATTATTCGAATATCTTTTTCTTGTAGTTGTACTGACGTTTTTTCTTCAATAATTTGTATAAGTTTTTTTCGCACCACCATATCTGGAGGTGTAATATCTTTATACCGAGAAAGAAAATCGAGTATTCCCTTCATAATTTATCTATTCATTGGCATCACAATGTACACAAACGATTGATCTCCGACACTACGTAGTTGTGTCGGTTTACCGACGCCTGCAAATTGTAATGTTACTGAATCTGTTGCTATTGATTGAAGTGCATCAAGAATGTATGCGTAATTAAAACTCATTTGAATATCTGGACCAGTAACCGCTACATCAAGTGAAATACTACTCTCTCCAGACTCTGCATTTTGCGTTTGCACAACGCATTGCTTCTTTGCGTGGTCAATCATCACCATAAGCTTATTAAATTGCCCTGAGAAGATTTTAACGTGTTTGAGAGCATCTCCAAGATCTTGCTTGAGTAATGTCATCTCTGTTTCAAACGCTTTAGGAATAATTTGTTTGTAATCTGGAAATACTCCATCAACAGCACGTGATGTTATATACACATTTCCAAGCATAAACCCAATTTGATTTACATCTCCAAACACTGAAACGTCTCCTGAATAATTTTCAAGGTGACGAATAATTTCTGTTACATTTTTAAGAGGAATAAGTAGTGTTTCGAGTTTTTCTATCTTTGAGATGTTTACTTTTTTTTCAGCAAGACGAAACGAATCTGTTGCAACACACACGAGATGCTCTCCTTCAGGATACAAGTACACACTTGAAAGCTCTGGTTTAATACTTGAAACTGACGCACTCCACCACACACTTTTAAGACCCGTCACAAAATCCTTTGCCTGTATCGTAAAAAGGTTATTTTCAGATATTTTTGGCAGTCTTGGAAAATCCTCATGAGAAAGTGTTGCGATACGAGTTGTACTTTTTGGCGTCGTGAGTACCACAGAATCCTCAATAACAGAAAGTGTGAGTGGTCCTTCATACGAAAGTGTTGAAAGAAGTGTTACAAACGTATCTGCTGGAACAGCTACCGTTCCCTCCTCAGAAACATCTGCAGGAATGTGCACTTCAATTCCAAGGTCCAAATTTGTAGCTCGCACCACCAGTTCTTTTTTCTCCGCAACAAGAAGAACACATCGAAGAACAGGAAGAGAAAGATTTTTTCCAGTGATTCTTTCTGTAGCTAATAGAGCTGTATGTAGTTGTTCTTTTTGTAGGAGTATTTTCATATATAAAAAATTATTATTACTATTAAGAGCGTGGATAAGTGAATAAGTGTGTACTGATAGATGAAATAAGAGTTTTTAAGAACATGATATTTGAATAAGAATGTATAGAACGGAGATATAAAAGGATAAAAAATAGTGTTCTTATGTTTAGATACTTTTTATTAACATTTGAAACACATTTTGTAATTCACTTGTACATATGTACTCCACACAGTTATACAAGACATATCCACACTTATAACATCGCACGCAACTGAGTTATCTCTTGCTCTAATTGATGGTCTGTTTTTAATTCATCTTTAATTTTTTCATAGGAATGAATAACTGTTGTGTGATCCCGTCCTCCAAGTTTTTGTCCAATAGTTGGATATGGAAGTGAAAAATCTTCACGAAGAATGTACATAATCACCTGTCGTGGCTTTACCACCTCTTTTTTACGACTCTTTTTATATATACTCTCTTCGTCAAGGTTATAAAATCCAGCAACAATCTTTACTACATCTTTCACAGCAACTAGTTTTTTTGGTTTAATATTATTTTTAACAACATCTTTTATTTCTTGTATGTTCAAGTCTCTCTTTTTAAGGAGAATTTGGCACATTATTGAGTTGAGAGCCCCTTCAATTTCACGAATGTTTCCTTCCATAGAATTGGAAAGATACGAAACAATTTCATCTGATAATACAATATTGTTTTCTGCTGCCTTTGTTTTAACAATAGCCATTCTTGATTCAGAGTCCGGTGCAGGAATATCTACCGTCATACCAGCGTTAAAGCGTGATTTGAGGCGGTCTGCAATACTTTGAATGTAATTAGGGTGTCTATCTGAAGAAAAGATGATTTGACCATTTTTATCATAGATTTCATTAAATAAATGGAAGAGTTCCTCTTGGGTTTTCTCTTTATTTGAAAGAAACTGAACGTCATCCATGATGAGTACATCAAATTTTCTGTATTTTTCTTTAAAAGAACTCGTGGTATTTGTTTGAATAGAGTTTACGAGGTCTTGTGCAAATCGTTCAGATGTTACGTAATACACTTTTTTATCAGGAAATTTTTTATGAATTTCATTTCCAAGAGCTTGAATAAGGTGTGTTTTTCCGTGTCCTGTCTGTCCATACACAAAAAATGGGTTATAGCGGGTTCCTGGTCGTTCTAAAATGGCCTGTGCGGCAGCATAGGCCAGCTCATTGAACGAACCAACAACAAACGAGTCGAAGGTATATCGAGGGTTTAGGTTGTCTGTTTTATTGATATAGAGGTCTTTGAGGGGTAGTTCATCGGAAGGGTTTGTGGGAGAAACTTGTATGTATGACTGTATTTTTGTATCACTTGGGGCTTTTGTTGAAATAATGTATTCAACAGATCGAATGGTATCTGAAATGTCTCGGAGGCACTTAAGTATTGTTTTATGGTGCTTTTCTGACACCCAATCTTTCGCAAAGAGGTTTGGAACTCCAACAAACACCACTCCATCCTCTATTTTGACAATATGTGTATCTTTAAACCATGTTCGGAACACAGCTTTGGAGACCGTTAGTTCGATTATTCCAAGAACGTCCCTCCATAGCGTTTTTGTGTCTGTTGGTGAAATGGAAGTCATAGGTTTTTGGTGCCTGGTCATTATATACTCATTCAAAAAAGTAAGGGCTTGAGAAAAGGAGAAAACTATGTTAATAATATGGGGACAACAAAAATACAAAACAGGTAACATAAAACACAAAATAAAAAAGTCAATGATTTTCACCACTTTTACCAACACCTAAGCTAAAACAACCACTAACTTTCAACCTCTAACCTCCCCACACCCACTACTATGAAACGAAAATATCAACCAAAAAAACGAAAGCGATCAATGACACACGGATTTCGTGTTCGTATGCGAACATCAACAGGCCGACGAATGATCAAGCGTCGTCGCACAAAAGGACGAAAGAAGATCTCCGCATAAGGCCGCTCTGCCTTCATGCTTCCAAAAAACAAACGACTCGCCACACAACAGTTTGATACAGCCTTTTCAGCTGGACAAGTTATTCGTACGCCACATTTTCTTATCCGACACCATACTTCCCCACTCAAAAACCAGTGGGCGGTTGTTATTCCTAAAAAACACATTCGCACGGCAGCTGCTCGAAACACACTTCGAAGACAAATATATTCTGCAATTGAAATGCTTCTAAAAGAAAATAAATCTTTTACGGGTCACTACATTGTTATTCTTACAAAAAAAGAAACGCTATGTATTGCAGAAATATATAATGAGATACATAGTGCAGTAACTAGACGCATGCTGTAAAGCGTGTACAATACTCTCATGTCACAAGGATTTTTCTTTACTCTTATTACGCAACCGCTCTATAACGGGGTTGTTCTTCTCATGCACGCGCTCCCGTGGGCTGATCTCGGCGTCATTGTTATTGTATTTACTATTATTGTTCGTTTTATTCTCTTTCCTCTTGCACAAAAAGCACTTCGTACACAAATGGCGATGCAGGAAATTCAACCGGCGATGGATGAAGTACGAACAAAATTTAAAAATGATTCGGCCCGACAAGCGCAGGAAATGATGCAGTTGTACAAAACATACAATGTAAATCCATTTGCAAGTATTTTCTTTTTGTTCATTCAAATCCCTATTATTTTTGGACTCTACTACATGTTTGTACGTACAGGATTACCCCAGATTAATCCAGACTTTTTGTATTCGTTTGTATCAAACCCAGGACCAATTTCAACAATGTTTCTAGGATTTCTTGATGTTGCACAAAAAAGTCTACCCCTCGCCATTCTTGCGGGTATTGCACAATTCTTTCAAGCGTACTTTATGAAGGCCCCTCAGGTTGGGTCAAAACAAGGATTTGGTGCTGATTTTGCAAAGAGTATGTCTTTACAAATGAAGTATGTACTTCCTATTGTTATTGTATTTATCTCGTATGCACTTCCTGCGAGTGTTGCTCTCTATTGGACAACGAGTAACCTTTTTTCAATTGCACAAGAAAAAATGATACGAAGAAAAATAGATATGGAAAAAACACACAACGGGTAACAAAAACATATAACATGTAACAAAAAGGTCTCGCCCTCACGTGGGGGCGAGACCTTTTTAATTTCTTAATACGTTTGGAGAGTTAAATCAACGAGCCACAACGAACCATCTTTTTTATTTACAAAGGAAAGGTATGTTTCATCAGAACTTACGTGGAGATCAATGGCGTCAACCCCTTCAGGAACGTACTTTTTTGGATCAAGAACAAACTCAGAATTCTCTGTTGTTGTATTAATTTTCCAAATTTCATCAGAGAAAGAGATCACACCTTGATACCAATCATCAGGAATACTCCCCCGTACATTCGTAACAGGAATAGCACAATATACCACCGTTGTGTTTGTCCACGTGCATTTTTCAGGGAGGGTACTGATGTTTATGGGGGTTCGTTCACTGGTTTTTACATTATACAAGGAAAGTCGTGGAAGGGATTGTGCCAATGAGCCGAGAAGAATAAGAGAGCCGTCAGTGTTAGGAAGTGCCGTGAGGGCAACAATACTGTTTGCAACGCGAGTAAATGTGCCTGTTTGTATGTTAAGTAAAAATCCATTTCCACTGGATTGTGCAGATGGTGCTGTGGTCATAAGAATAGATGAAGGGCCACTCCATGCGACTTGCCACTGTGAAAACGGGTGAGAGAATGCATTTTCGGTTACCCCCTTGTTTACCACATACCCGATACCACCAACATCAGTTTTCATAAGATAAAACGTTTCAGGAAGTGTTTTGTGAATTGAAAGTGTAGAAATATCTTTCGGAAGATACGAACCCGTTAGTCGAGATTCATTTGTTGGGTTCGTGCTTGATGCAAGTGTTCCAAGAAATGTTTCGATAGTATCTCCATCCCCAAGGTATCGAAGGGCAACCGTTAATCCATTGTTTCCCCACACCGCCTCGCGAATACGTGGAATGGTGGTATTTGATATACGAGTTTTTTGTCCAGTTGCTGTTGAGTAGTCAAAAATGTGTCCCGTTTCTCGCTCAACGAAGCGTAAAAATGTTTCTGTGGATGTTCCGAGCGTTGTTGTTGCAAAGGTTGAACCAGCGACTGCTTTTTCAGAAACAATGGTAACAAATTGTTTTTGTTGTTCACCAATACCTGCAGGTTGTCCGTTGGTACTTGTTGCAATGGTGCCCGTCGTGGTTGTGTTTGAAGTGGTATCAAAAAGTCCAAACGGGTTGAATGTTTGTGAAGTGCCCGTTGCTGTGGACGAAGTATTTCTAGAAAAGAACCACCACATACTCACACCCAATAGAGCAAGAACAATGACAACAACAAGAATGATAAAGATTTTTTTCATACAAGTCTTATAAAGACACCCCGTTAATTCGGCACTTTATTCCTAGACACGAATGCCAGTGAGGCCCAGTACCTGTGGGTTCGTCCCAAAAATAACTGTCCCCCCATTTATAAACATGTCCTCCAACAGACGCCTCACCCTTATCTTCTTGGCTTTTTAAAAAAGCATCGAGTTGCATACTGTGCGCTAAATCTACCACAGGTTGTCCTGGTCCGTGGGTTGTGTGTCCGCCCTCTGTCCCCCCGTTAATAATCAAATCCCCCCCGACTCGTTGTAATTCTTGAAGTCGACTTATTGCTGAAGGGGGTAGATCTCCAACATTCGTACAACCTTGTGTTTGTCCGGCGGGGCAAGCGTCGTGATTTACGGTGATTCCAGGAAGTAGTGAGTTGCGGACATTCGCCTCTTGTACGGGGTCGGTTGTGCCATTTCCCCCACTAGTTGGTGGTGTTACTCCAGTTCCACCAGTACCTCCCGCTGGTGCGGTAATTGTATTTAATCTGTCAAAAAGACCAAAGTTAATAAGTTGTGGGTTGATAGTGTTGAGAATAATAACAGAACCAAATACGAGAATGAGACCACCTATAATGCTATAGAATGCTTTTTTTGCTTCTTCTTTTTTTCCAACAACATCTGACATCATGTAGATGACACCGTTGTAGACAAACATAAGAATGGCAAGCGTTACGGCAATTCCAAGACCAATTTTAAAAATGGTGTTGAGATATCCCGCCACCCCACCACCAGCTCCAGGTGTTACTGATGAGCCGAGTCCTGGGAGATCGCTAACAAGAAGTTTGTATGCAACTGGGGCCGCCGCGTGTGTAAAAAATATTGGTACGATATATAGAATAAAAAGTGCGACACATAATATGTTTTTTTTGGAGAATAGTGTCATATTATTCAAGGGTGATGGTTATACTACTTGATGCGCGTTGAAGAATTTCCGTAACGTGGTTGATTAAAAGTTGCAATTGTATTGTTCGTGGTTCGTCGCTTTGTATTGCAACACTTGCGCCGGTTGCGCCAGAAACTTTTTGTCCATTTGCGGTCCACGTGTAACTCAACGAACCCTCCTCACGAGCATGTGTTGATGAAAAGTAAGGGTACGCCTCGATGATCATATCTTTTTCTGTTGTTGTAAAAGATGTTGGAAGTACGCGTTCGAGAGCAATACCTTCGAGCGGACGATTTTCATAAAATCGTATAATGGGATTTACTTTCTGCATTTTAACCATCCCGATCTCTTTTGTTTTTCCATTAGAAACTTCAACAACAATGAGGGGTACGTCACCAAATTGTGAACCTTCAAATGTAAATGACTGTTTACCAACTCCCGAAAGAGATCCTTGGGCCGTGCCATCACGCTTCCATTTATAGGTAAGCGTTGCAGGATCACCCATAGAAGCAGGAGGAAGAGCGAGAACCGTTGTCTTGCCACCCACAGGATAGAGTGCCTTTCCTTTATAAAAGGGCGGAATATATGAATTAACCTCCCATATCATTTCAACTGTTGGCTTAATGAGGTTGGTTGAGACGTTTATTTGTGCGTTTGCGACGTTTCCGTACACAAATAGTTCACATACAAAGAGAAGGGTGAGAAGTATTATTTTTTGGAATACGCTCATACGTATATACTATCACCCTTTTTTATTTTAAGCGGCTATTTTTTCCTCGTTTTCCACACCGCCAGATGAAGGAGAGTAATCATTTAATGGGCCACTATTACTTGCGAGAATTTGGTTTGGGGCTGCTATTTCTTGATTAAAACCTTGTCGTTGAACTAGGTGTGGACGATCTTGGACCCGTGTCGATCGCTGGGGATTTTGCGTTTGTTGAGGTGATAAGTTGTTTTGACGAACGGATTCGCGCGGGGTGATGTCTTTCATGGTTTGTCGACCAGCAAGTGTGGCCGACCCTCCGTTTGTTTGTCGCTCCTTCATTCTTGCAAGTCGCTCACGGGCGCGGGCCACTCGTTCTGGGTTTGCTTCTCGACGAACTGTCTTATTTGCTGTGCGGGAAATATCTTTTTTAAGTTGGTCTTTGGGTATTTTTCCTGTTGCTAGTCCGGCCACCCCTATTCCTGTTTTGTCCTCAATATCAGTCAGTACAATCATAATAATTGTTCCTGTGGTAATAAGGGGAAGTGCACTCACAATCGGAATTGCTTCACCAATGTATTCCACAACAGTTGTTACAATTTTTTTGGGGCTTATGAATGATACGCCGAGCATTTTAAACCAGATGTAAAACGTGATACCAGCTCCACCAATAGCAAGAAATTGCCCAACGACAGGAATAATACTGATGAGATCAAATATAATGGCGGTTCCAATCAGTTTGTAACGAGTCACCGGATCGATTCGTCGTGGCTTTTTGTTTTCTTGAGAATCATTTTCTGCCATAGTGTAGTTACTCTATATTCTTTACGTCCATTCCTTGAGTGAGAAGTTCGTTTTGATGTTCTTCGGACCTAGATATTTTTTCTATAAGAGGTCCTTCATCGGGTACTTGTTGAGAAGTTTGGCGTGACTCTTTGAGCTCCTCGCGCGATTTTTTAAGTGCAAGAATTTGCGATGGGTCTGAGGTGATGATTTGATCCTCTGTATATGATGCAATACTTTTTATTGCCACGTGCTTAAGACCTGCAAAGAAAATCCCTTCCCCGCGATCTGATTCAAGGAGTAAGAATTTTTCTTCATCAGTAAGATTGAATGTTTGTTGCACGAGATCAATGGATGACGGAGACTGCTTTAAAAGGATTTGAATAGATGAGTTGGTAATAATGGGAAGTCCATACGGAGAATGTAAAAAGTCGCCCACGTCTTGCGTGATGGTTGCAATACCAAGGAAATATTTTCGTCCACGCTTTGCAAGACCAAACAAGAGTGATGCTGTGTTCTCATCTTTCATCATAAGCCACGCCTCATCAACAACGAGAAGGCGTTTTTTAAGTTCTCGACGAACAGCACTCCAGATGTAGTGCGTAATCAAATACATAGCAACAGGCTTAAGCTCGTCTTCCATATCGCGGACAGAAAAGACAATAAACTTCTTATTGATGTCTACGTTCGTTGCGTTATTGATGAAACCCGCCCACGTTCCTTTGGTGTACTTTGAAAGGCGTTGTACAAGTGACTCCCCTCCCTCCATGCCCGCAAGTACGAGTTCAAAATCAGAAAGAAGTGGCGGTTCGACTCCGGTGAAGTCGTGTTCACCAGTAATATCCTTGAGTGCATACACCTCGGTAATTGCGCGATCGATGATGGCATCTTCTTCTGGGGTAAGTCCTCCAAACATAATACGGAAAAGTCCGACGAGTGTAATAATGTTTGAACGAAGTACGTTTGCAGGTGTTTCGTCCTCACGGACAGGTGGCAAATCAAATGGATTGATGTGGTGTTGAGACGTGAGAGAAATATCAAAATAGCGCCCACCCATTGCGCTTGCCATGATTTCATATTCACGTTCAGGGTCAATCACAATAACTTCTGTTTCAAACATAAGCGTACGCAAGATCTCGAGCTTTGTTGCGTAGCTTTTTCCAGCGCCGGCCGTGGCAAACATCACCGAGTTATAGTTTGGCATTGAAAAACGATCGAAGAGAATAAGGCCTGAGTTGTGGCGGTTAACTCCGTACAAAATTCCTTTGTTTGATGAAAGATCAAATGATACAAATGGGAAAAAGCTCGAAAGTGGCGCGGTGTTGAGTTTGTTGTGGATACCAAGTTCGTCGGTGCCAATAGGAAGAATGCTTTTAAATCCTTGTTCTTGTTGAAAGAGTGCTGGTTTGAGATAAATAAGACGAGATTCGAGAAGGGATCGAATCTCTGATTCAATTTTATCAAGGTCGTTTTCATTTTCTGAATAAATAGAAATGTAGAGCCCGACATCAAAAAGTTTTTCTGTTGCCTGTTGGAGTTGGTCGCGGAGTGATTCGAGGTTTTCGTAGGCACTATCAAGCATTGGGTCGCGCACAAGACCTTTTTCCTCGCGCATGTGAATTTGACTTTGTACTTCGGCAACACGTTTACGGAACTCTTTAAGGACTTGTGCGGTATCAACGGGAATAATGGAGAGTGAGAGATCAAATATTTTATCCATATTGATAATTGGCGAGAGCCAGTTATCAGGAAGAAATCGTGGGTATGAAATAACAAAAAAGGTGCGCACTACACTGTCTCCCAAATTGAGCGCGCGCGGTGTTATCTTGAGCGCAGATGGTGCAATGACATCTTGGAGCTCAAGTACACCCGCCTCATAAATATCTTTTGGAAGCACAGGGGTAATCTGAACGGTATCTTTCTTTTTTCCTTTGA encodes the following:
- a CDS encoding ribonuclease P protein component, which codes for MLPKNKRLATQQFDTAFSAGQVIRTPHFLIRHHTSPLKNQWAVVIPKKHIRTAAARNTLRRQIYSAIEMLLKENKSFTGHYIVILTKKETLCIAEIYNEIHSAVTRRML
- the dnaA gene encoding chromosomal replication initiator protein DnaA, whose protein sequence is MTSISPTDTKTLWRDVLGIIELTVSKAVFRTWFKDTHIVKIEDGVVFVGVPNLFAKDWVSEKHHKTILKCLRDISDTIRSVEYIISTKAPSDTKIQSYIQVSPTNPSDELPLKDLYINKTDNLNPRYTFDSFVVGSFNELAYAAAQAILERPGTRYNPFFVYGQTGHGKTHLIQALGNEIHKKFPDKKVYYVTSERFAQDLVNSIQTNTTSSFKEKYRKFDVLIMDDVQFLSNKEKTQEELFHLFNEIYDKNGQIIFSSDRHPNYIQSIADRLKSRFNAGMTVDIPAPDSESRMAIVKTKAAENNIVLSDEIVSYLSNSMEGNIREIEGALNSIMCQILLKKRDLNIQEIKDVVKNNIKPKKLVAVKDVVKIVAGFYNLDEESIYKKSRKKEVVKPRQVIMYILREDFSLPYPTIGQKLGGRDHTTVIHSYEKIKDELKTDHQLEQEITQLRAML
- a CDS encoding YidC/Oxa1 family membrane protein insertase, giving the protein MSQGFFFTLITQPLYNGVVLLMHALPWADLGVIVIVFTIIVRFILFPLAQKALRTQMAMQEIQPAMDEVRTKFKNDSARQAQEMMQLYKTYNVNPFASIFFLFIQIPIIFGLYYMFVRTGLPQINPDFLYSFVSNPGPISTMFLGFLDVAQKSLPLAILAGIAQFFQAYFMKAPQVGSKQGFGADFAKSMSLQMKYVLPIVIVFISYALPASVALYWTTSNLFSIAQEKMIRRKIDMEKTHNG
- the dnaN gene encoding DNA polymerase III subunit beta; the protein is MKILLQKEQLHTALLATERITGKNLSLPVLRCVLLVAEKKELVVRATNLDLGIEVHIPADVSEEGTVAVPADTFVTLLSTLSYEGPLTLSVIEDSVVLTTPKSTTRIATLSHEDFPRLPKISENNLFTIQAKDFVTGLKSVWWSASVSSIKPELSSVYLYPEGEHLVCVATDSFRLAEKKVNISKIEKLETLLIPLKNVTEIIRHLENYSGDVSVFGDVNQIGFMLGNVYITSRAVDGVFPDYKQIIPKAFETEMTLLKQDLGDALKHVKIFSGQFNKLMVMIDHAKKQCVVQTQNAESGESSISLDVAVTGPDIQMSFNYAYILDALQSIATDSVTLQFAGVGKPTQLRSVGDQSFVYIVMPMNR
- a CDS encoding PBP1A family penicillin-binding protein, whose translation is MKHTKHNPYYTATLFILGLGAFIGGIVLLWAATLRLPNFDVFEERKVEQSTKIYDRTGEVLLYDLHENAQRTVIPFDSISRHIKNATVAIEDAEFYQHHGIKWSSFFRAVLVNILSLQYSQGGSTITQQVVKNSLLTQEKTISRKIKEWVLALKLEKNLSKDEILNLYLNEAPYGGSLYGVEEASQGFFHKSAKDVTLAEAAYIAALPQAPTFYSPYGNNVDKLESRKNLVLSRMLEDKFITQEEYDAAKKEVVAFKPRPEKGLLAPHFVFYVRQYLEQKYGQTALEEDGLRVITTLDYELQEQAEKIVKEGAFENEAKFKAENAGLVATDPKTGQILVMVGSRDYFDTKIDGNVNIATAKRQPGSAFKPFVYATAFKKGLTPATVLFDLPTQFSTSCSVQSTQSASPCYYPENYDGKYRGPMSIRDALAQSVNIPAVKALYIAGISNSIKTARDMGISTLTDASRYGLTLVLGGGEVTLLDLTSAYGVFANEGVRNETTAILKVEKSDGTILEEFTAHPSRVLDQNIALQLSDVLSDNVARTPAFGSASGLYFPSTDVAVKTGTTNDYRDVWIIGYTPNISVGAWGGNNDNTSIDKKVAGFVIAPLWHRFMEVALQKYPDTSFPTPTVSKTTKPILNGIWQGGVAHEIDSRTGATATQSTPDVFRKTEVVQNVHSILYWIDKDDPTGPVPSNPGSDPQYAYWEYPIRSWAAQHGYVSGAKTIVTSPLSSSQTSTNSTSIGISGLASSYEKNDTISLKLTLPADYTNTTTDVFIDSTQLSDVTRGSYSLSFPIQFLSPSETVHALYLVFYKKDGSKVGISKTFTVK
- the rpmH gene encoding 50S ribosomal protein L34 encodes the protein MKRKYQPKKRKRSMTHGFRVRMRTSTGRRMIKRRRTKGRKKISA